ATGAAGGCTATGGCGGGTATGAAGATGAATTTCAGCAGGTGGCTACGGTGATCAGGCACCGGCCTGTATTTTCACAGATGGAGCAGATGCCCGACTGGGAGCGGTTGCTGAACACTTTACTGGTAGCAGAAGATCATCTCACAAAAAAAGAAAAAAATGTGATTGTATCCAGGTTGATCTACCTGGTGGACTTTGATCATTACAAGATTCAGCCGTTGTTACAAACATCGCAGGGAAATAATGAATGGAGCAGTGGCAGGAATGTATCCCTGAAAAAGCTGAAAGAAGGCAAGGCGGAAGCCATGACTGATCACGATCTGCGGATCAGCACTACTATACAGAAAGATCACTTTTATAATTATAACGGCGAATCATTTTCCTTTGATGAAAGGGTATGGGAAGAGATTGCCGGGCATCCGTTTTTATTTTCAGCAGATAATATTGCCCTCTCCGTGGAAATTACAAAAGGTGCACCGGAATTGATTGTGCAGGAAACAGGCAAAGAATATACATTCAGTACGAATATAGATGATTTTGTGAGCGATACGGTGTTTGTAAAGGAAACGCCTACACGCTTAAAAATAATCAGGCTCACAGCCCAGCAGCGCCGGCTGTTACAAACATTGCAACAGATCCCGCGGGTACCTGCCAGTGGAAAAGATAAGCTGATGCAGGTGCTGAGAAGTATCGGTGCGCATATCACGATTCATGCGGACCTGGGTGAGGGAGCTGTGAACATCCGGAAGCGCGCAGGAGATGCACGTATTGTGATCCAGTTGCTCCCACTGGGAGAAGGATTAAAGGCCGCTCTTTTTGTAAAGCCGTTTACCCTGGACCCGCCCTATTGCAAACCTGGCGCAGGTGCGCAGCATATTATCGGTATCACCAACGGAGAACGCTGGCAGGCTGCGCGCGACCTGGAAAAGGAAAAAGCCAATGCGGCGCAGCTGATGGACATGATCCAGCAAATAGTGGCGCAGGAGTTGGTAGAAGATACCATCATTTTTGAAGACCCGTTGGATTCCCTGGAGCTGCTGGAAATTATCCGCGACCATCCTGAACTGGTGAGGGCCGAATGGCCGGAAGGGGAGCGGTATAAAGTGAAACAACAGGCGGGCTTCTCTCACATGCATATTGCCCTGAAGGAAAAGGGCCACTGGTTTGCCTGTGACGGCGAGCTAAAGGCCGATGAACTAACCGTTCTTTCCCTGAAAGAATTACTGGATACTACGAGAACTGTCAGGAAACGCTTCTTTGCCCTGGGCAATGGTGAGTTCCTTGCATTGACTGCCGACTTACGCAAACGGCTAAACGAACTAGCCAGTATTGCCATCCATGACCGCCATTCGATCAGCATTCCGCAGTATGCGGCTCCCATGCTGGATGAGCTGATGCAACTGTCGGGCAGCAGTCATACCGATGAAGCGTGGCGCTCCTTTACGGTGAAGCGCAATGCCGCTATGGATTTGCTGCCCATAGTACCCGTGACCTTACAAACAACTTTACGTCCTTATCAGGAAGAGGGTTTCCGCTGGATGACGCATCTTGCGGCATGGGGCGCAGGCGCCTGCCTGGCGGATGATATGGGTCTTGGTAAAACCATCCAGGCTATTACCATGCTGCTTTACAGGGCAGCATCAGGGCCGGCGCTGGTTATCTGTCCTGCGTCGGTGATGTCCAACTGGAGCAATGAAATCGGCCGCTTTGCCCCCTCACTGAATATCGTATACCTGCACAACGGCAAGCGCGTCGCTCTCATCAACGCAGCCGGTCCCTTCGATGTAGTGATCACTACTTACGGATTGCTACAATCGGAAGAAAAACTGCTGGCAGCCGTGAAATGGGCCACTGTAGTGCTGGATGAAGCACATACCATTAAAAATTACCAGACCAAAACTTCGAAAGCAGCTATGTCGCTCCGCGCGGATTTTAAACTGATGCTAACGGGTACGCCTATACAAAATCATATGGGCGAAATCTGGAACCTCTTCAACTTCCTCAACCCCGGCTTACTCGGTAGCCTGGATCATTTTAATGAACAATTCGTTTTCCCTTCCGCACGCAACCCGGAAAGCAGTGTGAAACAACACCTGAAAAAGCTGTTGGCGCCGTTTATGCTGCGTCGCACCAAAACAGCTGTATTGGATGAGTTGCCGCCAAAAACGGAGATCATTAAACTGGTAAACCTGTCGATAGAAGAAGCCGCCTTCTATGAAGCATTGCGCCGTAAGGCTATTGAGAATATAGCCGCACATGACAGCGGTGGTGTAGGACAACAACACATCAAAGCACTGGCGGAGATCAGCAGGCTGCGCATGGCTGCCTGTCATCCGCAAATGGTGGACGCAGAAATTAATATCGGCTCATCCAAACTAAATGTATTCCTGGAAATCGTGCAGGAGCTGATCTCCAACAACCACCGTGCACTCGTGTTCAGCCAGTTTGTGCGGCACCTGGATCTGGTGCGGGAAGCCCTGCATCAGTTGGGCATCACTTACCTGTACCTGGATGGTGCTACGCCATTATCGCAGCGCGATACACTGGTGAAAGATTTCCAGGCGGGTAAAGGAGAATTGTTCCTGATCAGCCTGAAAGCGGGTGGCCTGGGGCTTAATCTCACTGCCGCCGACTATGTGATCCATATGGACCCATGGTGGAACCCGGCTGTAGAAGAGCAGGCATCGGACCGTGCGCACCGGATCGGGCAAACAAGACCCGTTACCATTTACAGGCTGGTGGCACAACATACCATCGAGGAAAAGATCATTGAACTCCACAACAATAAACGCGACCTAGCGGATCATTTGCTGGAAGGCACAGACCAATCTGCCAAGCTGAATGCACGGGAGTTGATGGAACTGATAACGGAAAAATAGCCGCCCTAAAAAGGAGATGGACTAATGCTCGTCCAGCCCCCGTCGATGATGAGGCTTTGCCCCGTAATATGCCGGGCCTTATCAGATACGAGGAATAGCGCCGCGTGTGCAATATCTGCTGTATTTGCAGGTCTTCCCATGGGCGTTATTCTGGACCAGGTGCTGGTATAGCTGGGATCGTCGAGGGTGCGTTCCGTTAAGGTGGCGCCGGGAGCAATCGTGTTGACAGTAATCTTGTAAGACGATAGTTCTATCACTAAATTTTTTGCCAGCATTTCCAGGGCAGCTTTGCTCATACCGTAAGCGGCGAGGTCTTTATGCGCCTGGTGGCCGGTAACGGAGGAGGTGAACAGAATAGCGCCGCCGTGATTTTGCTTTTTCATCTGATTGGCGGCGGCCTGTGCGAGAAAGAATGAACCGCCAAGATTTACCTGCATCACCCTGGAAAAGGCTTCCGGGGTATAGGTAAGGAAGTCGCCAAACAACGTGATGCCCGCGTTGGCAATCACAATATCGATACTACCAAACCGGCTGACAGCCGTATCTACCAGTTGACCGATAAAGACCGTATCGCTGGAATCGCCTGGCATGGCTATACACAGCCCGTTTGCTGCGGTGATCTTCGCAGCTGCATTGTTTGCGAGATCCGTATCTACATCGTTCAGAATTACTGCTGTGCCTTCCATGGCCAACTGTCTGCAAATTTCAAATCCAATGCCCTGGCCTGCGCCGGTAACAATGGCCACTTTTTTATTGCCTGTCATAACCTGATTTTTTGTTTAATGAGAATCTCTGGTAACCTCGCTGCCGGAGCCACCTTTGAGGAAGTCGAGGTCAGCACCGAGATGCGCCTGCTCTACATGTAGCTGGTATAACTGCACATAACCCCTGATAGCTTTGGGATAGTTGGGTAGCAGTTTTTCTTTTCTGTGGTTGATCTCTTCCATGGGGAGGTCTACATGCAGCCGCTTGCCTTGCACATCCAGCGTGATCATGTCTCCATCCTGAAGGATGGCCAATGTGCCGCCTGCCGCGGCTTCCGGGGAAACATGCAGTACTACGGTGCCGAAGCCGGTACCACTCATACGGCCATCAGAAATACGGACCATGTCTTTAACGCCCTTTGCCAGTAGCTTTGCAGGCAGTCCGAGGTTGCCCACTTCCGGCATGCCGGGATAACCTATGGGTCCTGCATTTTTTAATACGAGGACACTCGTTTCATCAACATCCAACGCAGGATCGTCGATACGTCTTTTATAATCATCGATATCTTCAAACACCACCGCTTTGCCGGTATGTTGCATCAGCTCCGGACTGGCGGCTGATGGCTTAATCACAGCACCTTGTTCACAG
The Chitinophaga sp. MM2321 DNA segment above includes these coding regions:
- a CDS encoding DEAD/DEAH box helicase; amino-acid sequence: MINTARYLQQYESQEADARLVMDVLSIYLCPVDKRALFNTIGQLTGIGRGSAPEVSFRRLEEILEFLEEWELGVLNVSGCFSLIPELNFLLFPLNIKRPAYAAQLEKWQYAVHAFYGSSARLQDLQQLLVAYFAGDPFLLAAPIRRLELELDEYQPWLSYLLYFPAYADLLKLFSEESLNRIFSFAVKYNLLKMPPMDKLLAFQQQRSGHFPELQLLQGDLQTPFGDVTADDLFAKAVVLLYEGSPDKALTVFQQGIKRQRQYDKKHSIPVSPLFAFYYAYTLTLLPGEKMNPIITKIVTVYERKLFPAITPAICLLHFHTGKKERAEDQLLILLERKEGNLLSYLSLICLQLFHPRSKLLFTFKVNAGVLLRMGMEHYYRLLTYEYLYLFRNEGYGGYEDEFQQVATVIRHRPVFSQMEQMPDWERLLNTLLVAEDHLTKKEKNVIVSRLIYLVDFDHYKIQPLLQTSQGNNEWSSGRNVSLKKLKEGKAEAMTDHDLRISTTIQKDHFYNYNGESFSFDERVWEEIAGHPFLFSADNIALSVEITKGAPELIVQETGKEYTFSTNIDDFVSDTVFVKETPTRLKIIRLTAQQRRLLQTLQQIPRVPASGKDKLMQVLRSIGAHITIHADLGEGAVNIRKRAGDARIVIQLLPLGEGLKAALFVKPFTLDPPYCKPGAGAQHIIGITNGERWQAARDLEKEKANAAQLMDMIQQIVAQELVEDTIIFEDPLDSLELLEIIRDHPELVRAEWPEGERYKVKQQAGFSHMHIALKEKGHWFACDGELKADELTVLSLKELLDTTRTVRKRFFALGNGEFLALTADLRKRLNELASIAIHDRHSISIPQYAAPMLDELMQLSGSSHTDEAWRSFTVKRNAAMDLLPIVPVTLQTTLRPYQEEGFRWMTHLAAWGAGACLADDMGLGKTIQAITMLLYRAASGPALVICPASVMSNWSNEIGRFAPSLNIVYLHNGKRVALINAAGPFDVVITTYGLLQSEEKLLAAVKWATVVLDEAHTIKNYQTKTSKAAMSLRADFKLMLTGTPIQNHMGEIWNLFNFLNPGLLGSLDHFNEQFVFPSARNPESSVKQHLKKLLAPFMLRRTKTAVLDELPPKTEIIKLVNLSIEEAAFYEALRRKAIENIAAHDSGGVGQQHIKALAEISRLRMAACHPQMVDAEINIGSSKLNVFLEIVQELISNNHRALVFSQFVRHLDLVREALHQLGITYLYLDGATPLSQRDTLVKDFQAGKGELFLISLKAGGLGLNLTAADYVIHMDPWWNPAVEEQASDRAHRIGQTRPVTIYRLVAQHTIEEKIIELHNNKRDLADHLLEGTDQSAKLNARELMELITEK
- a CDS encoding SDR family oxidoreductase, producing MTGNKKVAIVTGAGQGIGFEICRQLAMEGTAVILNDVDTDLANNAAAKITAANGLCIAMPGDSSDTVFIGQLVDTAVSRFGSIDIVIANAGITLFGDFLTYTPEAFSRVMQVNLGGSFFLAQAAANQMKKQNHGGAILFTSSVTGHQAHKDLAAYGMSKAALEMLAKNLVIELSSYKITVNTIAPGATLTERTLDDPSYTSTWSRITPMGRPANTADIAHAALFLVSDKARHITGQSLIIDGGWTSISPSPF